Proteins co-encoded in one Kribbella qitaiheensis genomic window:
- a CDS encoding DUF418 domain-containing protein: protein MVAGGIATLVDGRAFPMFGVLFGYGVARIAARQCEQGVSRRSVRWLLWRRSLVLVVLGFLDAMLFYIGDILGAYGVLLFVGVWVLRWKDRWILLAALFLVILTALPNAGSMAISADPPDISMLPPNFLDGLQARLPVQPVIALPGLIGFACPFLVGIWAGRRRVLERPEQYKGLLGATAAIGIGAGIVGALPVSLWIAEVTHKPQADLFGPLHDATGTLGGFGYAALIALIAIKLKNHPGRITLAIAAVGQRSLTCYLTQSVVWTVAFTPYLAGLADNLSVTAAALLATATWLLTVLPADQLRRAEYQGPFEILIRRITYNRPVEAVTVK from the coding sequence GTGGTCGCCGGTGGCATCGCGACGCTGGTCGATGGGCGGGCGTTTCCGATGTTCGGAGTGTTGTTCGGGTACGGCGTTGCGCGGATCGCGGCGCGGCAGTGTGAGCAAGGGGTCAGCCGGCGGTCGGTGCGGTGGTTGCTTTGGCGGCGGAGTCTCGTCCTGGTGGTGCTCGGGTTCCTGGACGCGATGTTGTTCTACATCGGCGACATCCTCGGCGCGTACGGCGTACTGCTGTTCGTCGGCGTCTGGGTGCTCCGCTGGAAGGATCGCTGGATCCTCCTCGCCGCCCTCTTCCTCGTCATCCTCACCGCCTTGCCGAACGCAGGCTCGATGGCGATCAGCGCGGACCCGCCGGACATCTCCATGCTCCCGCCGAACTTCCTCGACGGCCTGCAAGCGAGACTCCCGGTCCAGCCGGTGATCGCGTTGCCGGGCCTGATCGGCTTCGCCTGCCCGTTCCTCGTCGGCATCTGGGCCGGCCGTCGGCGCGTTCTCGAGCGGCCCGAGCAGTACAAGGGTCTCCTCGGAGCGACCGCCGCGATCGGCATCGGCGCCGGGATCGTCGGAGCACTCCCGGTCTCGCTGTGGATTGCCGAAGTCACTCACAAGCCGCAGGCGGACCTCTTCGGCCCACTACACGACGCCACCGGAACTCTCGGCGGTTTCGGGTACGCCGCGCTGATCGCGTTGATCGCCATCAAGCTCAAGAACCACCCCGGAAGGATCACGCTCGCGATCGCCGCGGTCGGCCAGCGATCCCTCACCTGCTACCTGACCCAGTCGGTGGTCTGGACCGTTGCCTTCACCCCCTACCTGGCAGGTCTCGCCGACAACCTCTCGGTCACAGCCGCCGCACTCCTCGCGACAGCAACCTGGCTGCTAACGGTCTTGCCGGCCGACCAGTTGCGCCGCGCCGAGTACCAAGGCCCGTTCGAGATCCTCATCCGCCGGATCACCTACAACCGCCCGGTCGAAGCCGTCACCGTCAAATAG
- a CDS encoding nuclear transport factor 2 family protein produces MATIQEVAEAFSTHRFREVYDFFHPDIQWILVGVAKLEGRDQVVSACEGSLKELARTTTQFLRFKTAAGPEVVAIDAIARYVDTKWKSTFVSSCDIFEFTQGALTKVTSYTVEVDSSAVK; encoded by the coding sequence ATGGCGACGATCCAAGAGGTCGCGGAGGCGTTCTCGACGCACCGGTTCCGGGAGGTCTACGACTTCTTCCATCCGGACATCCAATGGATCCTGGTCGGCGTCGCCAAGCTCGAAGGCCGCGACCAGGTGGTGTCGGCCTGCGAGGGCTCACTGAAGGAACTGGCCCGTACGACGACGCAGTTCCTCCGCTTCAAGACGGCGGCCGGTCCCGAGGTGGTCGCTATCGACGCGATCGCTCGTTATGTGGACACCAAGTGGAAGAGCACGTTCGTCTCCAGCTGCGACATCTTCGAATTCACCCAGGGGGCGCTGACGAAGGTCACGTCGTACACGGTCGAGGTTGATTCCTCCGCGGTGAAGTGA
- a CDS encoding HTTM domain-containing protein: MKSVAPMKTVANWFTPTIALARIAWLRTVLYLFVILDMHAFARDTRLKGEHPDLYKPLFLERLCHLPTPSVANTTVLYYVLIAACLIGATNRFPRIAGWVAAPAFTWWMLIGMSDGKVDHDHLALVVALWVLPTIAPNKARGGNPYADQTRSEAAGWAIRCIQIAVVCTYFLSAIAKLRSAGWALTWPGSAVLTWAIVRRPHPVGEWLLHHPWMLHVMQWVGIIGEFLSPAVLWLKGRRQLLAALFFLGFHTANTAILLIHFLPTVVCWLAFAPLERIAPWWQSRREKASAGDAGEAEDEAEDRGQAKEQAGA; the protein is encoded by the coding sequence ATGAAGAGCGTGGCGCCGATGAAGACCGTCGCGAACTGGTTCACCCCGACGATCGCGCTGGCCCGGATCGCCTGGCTGCGGACGGTCCTGTACCTGTTCGTCATCCTCGACATGCACGCGTTCGCCCGCGATACGCGGCTGAAGGGCGAACACCCCGACCTGTATAAACCGCTCTTCCTGGAGCGCCTCTGCCACCTGCCGACGCCGTCCGTCGCGAACACCACAGTCCTGTACTACGTACTCATCGCCGCCTGCCTTATCGGCGCCACGAACCGTTTCCCGCGCATCGCCGGCTGGGTGGCAGCGCCCGCTTTCACCTGGTGGATGCTGATCGGGATGAGCGACGGCAAGGTCGATCACGACCACCTCGCACTCGTCGTCGCGCTCTGGGTGCTCCCGACCATCGCGCCGAACAAGGCCCGCGGCGGTAACCCGTACGCCGACCAGACCAGGTCAGAGGCGGCCGGCTGGGCGATCCGGTGTATCCAGATCGCGGTGGTCTGTACGTACTTCCTCTCGGCGATCGCCAAGCTCCGCAGTGCCGGCTGGGCGCTGACCTGGCCGGGCAGCGCCGTTCTGACCTGGGCGATCGTGCGTCGCCCGCACCCGGTCGGGGAATGGCTGCTGCATCACCCGTGGATGCTGCACGTGATGCAGTGGGTCGGGATCATCGGCGAGTTCCTGTCGCCGGCGGTGCTTTGGCTGAAGGGTCGCCGGCAGTTGCTCGCGGCCTTGTTCTTCCTCGGCTTCCACACCGCGAACACGGCGATCCTGCTGATCCACTTCCTGCCGACGGTCGTCTGCTGGCTCGCGTTCGCCCCGCTGGAGCGGATCGCGCCGTGGTGGCAGAGCCGGCGGGAGAAGGCCTCAGCTGGCGACGCCGGAGAGGCCGAAGACGAGGCCGAAGATCGCGGGCAGGCCAAGGAGCAGGCCGGCGCGTAG
- a CDS encoding thiol-disulfide oxidoreductase DCC family protein gives MPDTPILIFDGDCAFCTTSARWLERKLASRAPVEPWQFTDLTAYGTTAERAQYEVLWVDAAGRIHGGAQAFAHWLIDSGGLWRVAGTLITLPPVRWVAAGVYRLIANNRDRMPGGTPACALPQAQRPPQPAPEGRPEPRSDACNSRLGQRS, from the coding sequence GTGCCCGACACACCGATCCTGATCTTCGACGGAGACTGCGCATTCTGTACTACGAGCGCCCGGTGGCTGGAGCGGAAGCTCGCCTCGCGCGCACCGGTGGAGCCGTGGCAGTTCACCGACCTGACGGCGTACGGGACCACCGCGGAGCGGGCGCAGTACGAGGTGCTCTGGGTGGACGCCGCGGGTCGGATTCACGGTGGAGCGCAGGCGTTCGCGCACTGGCTGATCGACTCCGGCGGGCTCTGGCGGGTCGCGGGCACGCTGATCACGCTGCCGCCGGTCCGCTGGGTCGCCGCGGGCGTCTACCGGCTGATCGCGAACAACCGCGACCGGATGCCGGGCGGAACCCCGGCCTGCGCCCTCCCCCAGGCGCAACGGCCGCCTCAGCCCGCGCCGGAGGGTCGGCCGGAGCCCCGTTCTGACGCCTGTAATTCACGTCTCGGTCAGCGGTCGTGA
- the glnA gene encoding type I glutamate--ammonia ligase, producing the protein MDKQQEFVLRALEERDVRFVRLWFTDVLGFLKSVAVAPAELEGAFAEGIGFDGSAIEGFARVTEADMLAKPDPSTFQILPWRGETMGTARMFCDINMPDGSASFADPRHVLKRTLSKAADLGFTFYTHPEIEFYLFKSLTGAPGTYPEPVDSSGYFDHTPQGIGNDFRREAITMLESMGISVEFSHHEGGPGQQEIDLRYADALSTADNIMTFRVVVKEVALSQGIYASFMPKPLSEHPGSGMHTHMSLFEGDRNAFFEGGAQYQLSKTGRAFIAGLLHHAGEITAVTNQWVNSYKRLAVGDEAPSFISWGHNNRSALVRVPMYKPHKGQSSRIEFRSLDSAANPYLAFALMLAAGLKGIEEGYELPREAEDDVWSLTPRERKALGIKPLPSSLAEAIQAMEESELVAETLGEHVFDFFLRNKRAEWQDYRRQVTPFELNKLLPVL; encoded by the coding sequence ATGGACAAGCAGCAGGAGTTCGTGCTGCGCGCGCTCGAGGAGCGCGACGTACGGTTCGTCCGGCTCTGGTTCACCGATGTGCTCGGGTTCCTCAAGTCGGTGGCGGTGGCGCCGGCCGAGCTCGAGGGCGCCTTCGCCGAGGGGATCGGGTTCGACGGCTCCGCGATCGAGGGGTTCGCCCGGGTGACCGAGGCGGACATGCTGGCCAAGCCGGACCCGTCGACGTTCCAGATCCTGCCCTGGCGGGGCGAGACGATGGGCACCGCGCGGATGTTCTGCGACATCAACATGCCGGACGGGTCCGCGTCGTTCGCCGACCCGCGGCACGTGCTGAAGCGGACCCTGTCGAAGGCGGCCGACCTCGGCTTCACCTTCTACACCCACCCCGAGATCGAGTTCTACCTGTTCAAGTCGCTGACCGGCGCCCCGGGCACGTACCCGGAGCCGGTCGACTCGTCCGGGTACTTCGACCACACCCCGCAGGGCATCGGCAACGACTTCCGCCGCGAGGCGATCACGATGCTCGAATCGATGGGGATCTCGGTCGAGTTCAGCCACCACGAGGGCGGGCCGGGTCAGCAGGAGATCGACCTGCGGTACGCCGACGCGCTGTCGACCGCGGACAACATCATGACGTTCCGGGTGGTCGTGAAGGAGGTCGCGCTGTCGCAGGGCATCTACGCGTCCTTCATGCCGAAGCCGCTGAGCGAGCACCCCGGCTCGGGCATGCACACGCACATGTCGCTGTTCGAGGGCGACCGGAACGCGTTTTTCGAGGGCGGCGCGCAATACCAGCTGTCCAAGACCGGGCGCGCTTTCATCGCCGGGCTGTTGCACCACGCGGGCGAGATCACCGCGGTGACGAACCAGTGGGTCAACTCGTACAAGCGGCTCGCCGTCGGTGACGAGGCCCCGTCGTTCATCTCGTGGGGGCACAACAACCGGTCCGCGCTGGTCCGGGTGCCGATGTACAAACCGCACAAGGGGCAGTCCTCGCGGATCGAGTTCCGCTCGCTGGACTCGGCGGCGAACCCGTACCTCGCGTTCGCGCTGATGCTGGCGGCCGGGCTGAAGGGCATCGAGGAGGGGTACGAGCTGCCCCGCGAGGCCGAGGACGACGTCTGGTCGCTGACGCCGCGCGAGCGCAAGGCGCTGGGCATCAAGCCGCTGCCGAGCAGCCTGGCCGAAGCGATCCAGGCGATGGAGGAGAGCGAGCTGGTCGCCGAGACCCTCGGCGAGCACGTCTTCGACTTCTTCCTGCGGAACAAGCGCGCCGAGTGGCAGGACTACCGCCGCCAGGTCACCCCCTTCGAACTGAACAAACTGTTGCCCGTGCTCTGA
- a CDS encoding transcriptional regulator: MARADFGHLKSTLGVTDGNLGKHLESLAAVGYVQVDKVIDGRRPRTWVTITRSGRTALRREVQALQDLLATLATSDGDQPVGRESTERSG, translated from the coding sequence GTGGCCAGGGCCGACTTCGGGCATCTGAAGAGCACCCTCGGGGTCACCGACGGCAACCTCGGCAAACACCTGGAGTCGCTCGCGGCGGTCGGCTACGTCCAGGTCGACAAGGTGATCGACGGTCGCCGGCCGCGGACCTGGGTCACGATTACCCGATCGGGCCGGACCGCGCTGCGCCGGGAGGTGCAGGCCTTGCAGGATCTGCTCGCGACACTCGCGACATCTGACGGCGACCAGCCGGTGGGTCGGGAGTCCACCGAGCGGAGTGGATAG
- a CDS encoding bifunctional [glutamine synthetase] adenylyltransferase/[glutamine synthetase]-adenylyl-L-tyrosine phosphorylase — MAEVRRVSGEGRLARAGFADPQRAGRLLDQLDGLDAHSPMGSEQVVTSLSESADPDLALTGLLGMAEALDQNGHDLGAFARTLEMDADFRRRLTVVLGASEALGRHLGVHPRHWYDLADPALAAARPTPDDVAACLATAVEAENPVDALRVEYRRLLLRLAARDLAEGLLVDEVAAVLADLAGGALETALQIARNDYFKAHPGAADCRLAIIAMGKCGGRELNYVSDVDVLFAAEPLEGEPESAALKTATQLASATMRICSAHTAEGTLWPVDANLRPEGKSGPLVRTVDSHLAYYGRWAKTWEFQALLKARPVAGDAELGRSYAERMGELVWSAADRDGFVDDVQAMRRRVVDHIPAADADRQLKLGPGGLRDVEFAVQLLQLVHGRSDEKVRSGTTLIALEQLTTSGYVGRTDGAVLADAYRFLRSMEHRIQLYRLRRTHQVPDDDDDLRRLGRSLGFTKNPITDLTAAWKKHGLEVRRLHEKLFYRPLLSAVARIPGGEVRLTPEAAKQRLTALGYDDPASALRHIEALSEGVSRRSSIQRALLPAMLGWFAESPDPDAGLLAFRTISDALGSTPWYLRQLRDEGASAERLAHLLASGRYAVDLLQRAPEATAMLADERELTPRTPESLQTEMSAAGRRKDEAVAAVAAIRAVRRRELFRVAAADLSSLVDVEIVGEALTTISAATLTSALEVARRTIAKGAEEPTRMAIVAMGRFGGHELSYGSDADVMFVHDPLPGATEKAATDFATQVATELRRLLALPGADPAVAVDADLRPEGRQGPLVRTLASYQSYYARWSAVWEAQALLRADPMCGDASLCEAFRALIDPLRYPPDGIRERDVQEIRRIKARVDAERLPRGADPTTHTKLGRGGLADIEWTVQLLQMREAHRVPALRTTRTLGALRAAVAAELVESRDAEVLAAAWRMATRIRNAIMLVRARPSDSVPTNPRDLAAVAQICGYPPGETSRFSDHYLRTTRRARNTVDHLFWDD; from the coding sequence GTGGCGGAGGTTCGGAGGGTCTCGGGTGAGGGACGGCTGGCGCGGGCCGGGTTCGCGGATCCGCAGCGGGCCGGGCGGCTGCTGGACCAACTCGACGGGTTGGACGCGCACAGCCCGATGGGCAGTGAACAGGTCGTCACCTCGCTGTCCGAGTCGGCTGATCCCGATCTCGCGCTGACCGGGCTGCTCGGGATGGCCGAGGCGCTCGACCAGAACGGGCACGACCTCGGCGCGTTCGCGCGGACCTTGGAGATGGACGCCGACTTCCGGCGCCGGCTGACCGTGGTACTGGGTGCCAGTGAGGCGCTCGGGCGGCATCTGGGCGTGCATCCACGCCATTGGTACGACCTGGCCGACCCCGCGCTGGCGGCGGCCCGGCCTACGCCCGACGATGTCGCGGCCTGCCTGGCGACGGCCGTCGAGGCGGAGAATCCGGTCGACGCGCTGCGGGTCGAGTACAGACGGCTGTTGCTGAGGTTGGCGGCCCGGGACCTCGCGGAGGGACTGCTGGTCGACGAAGTCGCCGCAGTACTGGCTGATCTGGCCGGGGGAGCGTTGGAGACGGCGCTGCAAATCGCTCGCAATGACTACTTCAAGGCGCATCCGGGCGCGGCCGACTGCCGGCTGGCGATCATTGCCATGGGCAAGTGTGGTGGCCGGGAGCTCAACTACGTCAGCGATGTGGACGTTCTCTTCGCCGCCGAGCCGCTGGAGGGTGAGCCGGAGTCGGCCGCTTTGAAGACGGCGACCCAGCTGGCTTCGGCGACGATGCGAATCTGCTCGGCTCACACCGCCGAGGGCACGCTCTGGCCCGTCGATGCCAACCTCCGCCCCGAGGGGAAGTCCGGTCCGCTGGTGCGGACGGTCGACAGCCACCTCGCGTACTACGGGCGCTGGGCGAAGACCTGGGAGTTCCAGGCGTTGCTCAAGGCCCGCCCGGTCGCCGGGGATGCTGAGCTCGGCCGTAGCTATGCGGAGAGGATGGGTGAGCTCGTCTGGTCGGCCGCGGATCGGGACGGGTTCGTCGACGACGTCCAAGCGATGCGGCGCCGGGTGGTCGATCACATCCCGGCGGCCGACGCGGATCGGCAGCTCAAGCTGGGGCCTGGTGGGCTGCGGGACGTCGAGTTCGCAGTACAGCTTCTGCAGCTTGTGCACGGGCGCAGTGACGAAAAGGTGCGTAGTGGGACCACCCTGATCGCGCTGGAGCAGCTCACCACCTCGGGGTATGTCGGGCGGACCGACGGCGCGGTGCTCGCAGATGCCTACCGGTTCCTGCGGTCGATGGAGCACCGGATCCAGCTGTACCGGTTGCGGCGTACGCATCAGGTTCCTGATGACGACGACGATCTGCGCCGGCTCGGGCGGTCGTTGGGGTTCACCAAGAATCCGATCACGGACCTGACCGCCGCCTGGAAGAAGCACGGCCTCGAAGTACGGCGACTGCACGAGAAGCTGTTCTATCGCCCGCTGCTTTCCGCCGTGGCGCGGATCCCGGGCGGCGAGGTGCGGCTGACTCCGGAGGCGGCGAAGCAGCGGCTGACCGCGCTCGGATACGACGATCCGGCGTCTGCGCTGCGGCACATCGAGGCGCTGTCCGAGGGGGTGTCGCGGCGTTCGTCGATCCAGCGTGCGCTGCTGCCGGCGATGCTCGGCTGGTTCGCCGAGTCGCCTGATCCCGATGCCGGTCTGCTCGCGTTCCGGACGATCTCCGATGCGCTCGGCTCGACACCTTGGTACCTGCGCCAGCTTCGGGACGAAGGCGCGTCGGCAGAGCGACTCGCGCACTTGCTGGCGAGCGGCCGGTACGCCGTGGATCTGCTGCAGCGCGCCCCGGAAGCGACGGCGATGCTCGCCGATGAGCGTGAATTGACGCCGCGGACACCCGAGTCGCTGCAGACCGAGATGTCCGCGGCCGGGCGTCGCAAGGACGAAGCCGTGGCGGCGGTAGCGGCGATCCGCGCGGTGCGGCGGCGCGAGCTGTTCCGCGTCGCGGCGGCCGATCTGTCCTCGCTGGTCGATGTCGAGATCGTTGGCGAGGCACTGACCACGATCTCGGCCGCGACCTTGACCTCGGCGCTCGAGGTCGCGCGGCGGACGATCGCGAAGGGGGCCGAGGAGCCGACCCGGATGGCGATCGTCGCGATGGGCCGGTTCGGTGGGCACGAACTCAGCTACGGCAGCGACGCGGACGTGATGTTCGTCCACGATCCATTGCCGGGGGCAACCGAGAAGGCGGCGACGGACTTCGCGACCCAGGTAGCGACCGAGTTGCGCCGGCTGCTCGCCTTGCCGGGAGCGGATCCGGCGGTCGCGGTCGATGCGGATCTGCGGCCGGAGGGTCGGCAAGGTCCGCTGGTACGCACGCTCGCGTCGTACCAGTCGTACTACGCGCGCTGGTCGGCCGTGTGGGAGGCGCAGGCGCTGCTCCGGGCGGACCCGATGTGTGGCGATGCTTCGCTTTGCGAGGCGTTCCGTGCGCTGATCGATCCGTTGCGCTATCCGCCGGACGGGATCCGGGAACGCGACGTACAGGAGATTCGCCGGATCAAGGCGCGGGTGGATGCCGAGCGGTTGCCGCGCGGTGCGGATCCGACGACGCATACGAAGCTCGGCCGGGGCGGCCTGGCGGACATCGAGTGGACCGTGCAACTGCTGCAGATGCGGGAGGCGCATCGCGTTCCCGCCTTGCGCACGACGCGGACTCTCGGTGCGTTGCGAGCGGCTGTCGCCGCGGAACTGGTCGAGTCGCGCGACGCCGAAGTACTGGCAGCGGCCTGGCGGATGGCGACCCGGATCCGCAACGCGATCATGCTCGTCCGCGCCCGTCCCAGCGACTCGGTGCCCACCAACCCCCGCGACCTCGCCGCGGTGGCTCAGATCTGCGGCTACCCACCCGGCGAAACCTCCCGCTTCTCCGACCACTACCTCCGCACCACCCGCCGCGCCCGCAACACCGTCGACCACCTCTTCTGGGACGACTGA
- a CDS encoding DUF3592 domain-containing protein: MTRGVDYPGRGPTWLGVPALVAVLVGALILIEVLTRQGLSRDLLRSGIETTADSVQLVVYPGKGDPLVEDISVKFRTADGAVVRAKLQRNEDDPQGMSEGEQAPAAGTRYAMPLELLYRPSDPSIVLASVDAREWSADRETPRIGTAVLAGGLAGVLLAAILLTRGARKRGLAWWRWYSEAPRHAAS, encoded by the coding sequence ATGACGCGCGGAGTCGACTATCCGGGCCGAGGCCCGACCTGGCTGGGTGTGCCCGCGTTGGTCGCGGTGCTCGTCGGCGCACTGATCCTGATCGAGGTGCTGACCCGGCAGGGCCTCAGCCGCGACCTGCTGCGGTCCGGCATCGAGACGACAGCCGATTCGGTCCAGCTCGTGGTCTATCCGGGCAAGGGCGACCCGCTGGTCGAGGACATCTCCGTGAAGTTCCGTACTGCGGACGGCGCGGTGGTGCGGGCGAAGCTGCAGAGGAACGAGGACGATCCACAGGGAATGTCCGAAGGCGAACAGGCGCCGGCCGCCGGCACCCGCTACGCGATGCCGCTTGAGCTCCTCTATCGCCCGTCTGACCCGTCGATCGTCCTTGCCTCGGTCGACGCCCGCGAGTGGTCAGCCGACCGCGAGACCCCACGTATCGGCACCGCTGTCCTCGCGGGTGGGCTGGCTGGAGTTCTCCTGGCCGCGATCCTGCTGACCCGCGGCGCGCGGAAACGTGGGCTGGCCTGGTGGCGCTGGTACTCCGAGGCCCCGAGGCATGCCGCCTCCTGA
- a CDS encoding peptidoglycan-binding domain-containing protein gives MRTAVKAAEWAKGKKGAMGWRRKCLVFVRSAWDLPAQDGSAQLEWDSVPVIDRHSDKRPPIGAPCFWHGPSAEGHVAIVVEYRSDVPYIASNDIVKPDRIDLVPLSRITEDWSHAKWLGWTTVLQGRDLPLGSDNDHRVGFRQNRTVFSSKMHLGQMDSDSVFNLQLALIRHGLGIGAGSPTGNYLNGTLGAVKKFQLAQGWSGTGADGLAGKQTVKRLGLTWIVD, from the coding sequence ATGAGGACAGCAGTGAAGGCAGCGGAGTGGGCGAAGGGCAAGAAGGGGGCGATGGGCTGGCGGCGGAAGTGTCTGGTGTTCGTCCGGTCGGCCTGGGACCTGCCGGCGCAGGACGGATCGGCGCAACTGGAGTGGGACTCGGTTCCGGTGATCGACCGGCACTCCGACAAGCGGCCGCCGATCGGGGCACCATGCTTCTGGCACGGTCCGTCGGCCGAGGGGCACGTGGCGATCGTGGTCGAGTACCGCAGCGACGTGCCGTACATCGCCAGTAACGACATCGTGAAGCCGGACCGGATCGACCTGGTCCCGTTGTCGCGGATCACCGAGGACTGGAGCCACGCGAAGTGGCTCGGCTGGACCACGGTGCTGCAGGGCCGGGACCTGCCGCTCGGCTCGGACAACGACCATCGAGTGGGGTTCCGGCAGAACCGGACGGTCTTCTCGTCGAAGATGCACCTCGGGCAGATGGACTCCGACAGCGTCTTCAATCTGCAGCTCGCACTGATCCGGCATGGTCTCGGAATCGGCGCCGGCAGTCCGACCGGCAACTACCTCAACGGCACCTTGGGCGCGGTCAAGAAGTTCCAGCTGGCGCAGGGCTGGAGCGGCACAGGGGCCGACGGCCTGGCCGGCAAGCAGACCGTCAAACGCCTCGGCCTCACCTGGATCGTCGACTGA
- the trmB gene encoding tRNA (guanosine(46)-N7)-methyltransferase TrmB has translation METVDQVRQAGVFSHVRRSVRMTAGQERVWRTNWDGLGRRLEEIEGQVDLAGWFGRQAPTVLEIGTGMGDATAQLALASPEVNHLAAEVYPAGLGQLMLWMEKYEVENVRLLKGDALDFLRDHLPAESLDGVRIYFPDPWPKKRHHKRRLVTAPFVRLVASRLAPGGTLHLATDWEHYADRMLEICTAEPLLTNQYADWAPRPEWRPVTKFEARAQTDGRQIRDLLFAKNA, from the coding sequence GTGGAGACGGTGGATCAGGTTCGGCAGGCGGGGGTGTTCAGCCATGTCCGGCGCAGTGTCCGGATGACGGCCGGGCAGGAACGCGTCTGGCGCACCAACTGGGACGGGCTCGGCCGGCGGCTGGAGGAGATCGAAGGTCAGGTCGACCTCGCCGGGTGGTTCGGACGGCAGGCCCCGACCGTGCTGGAGATCGGCACGGGCATGGGTGACGCCACCGCCCAGCTCGCGCTCGCCAGTCCCGAGGTGAACCACCTCGCGGCCGAGGTGTATCCGGCCGGTCTCGGCCAGTTGATGTTGTGGATGGAGAAGTACGAAGTCGAGAACGTCCGGCTGCTCAAGGGCGACGCGCTCGACTTCCTCCGCGACCATCTCCCGGCGGAGTCGCTGGACGGCGTACGGATCTATTTCCCCGACCCCTGGCCCAAGAAGCGGCACCACAAGCGCCGCCTCGTCACGGCGCCGTTCGTCCGGTTGGTCGCATCGCGGCTCGCCCCCGGTGGAACGTTGCATCTGGCAACGGACTGGGAGCACTACGCGGATCGCATGCTGGAGATCTGTACCGCGGAACCGCTGCTCACCAACCAGTACGCCGACTGGGCACCTCGTCCGGAATGGCGCCCGGTCACCAAGTTCGAGGCCCGGGCCCAGACGGACGGCCGCCAGATCCGCGACCTCCTCTTCGCCAAGAACGCTTAA